Proteins from a genomic interval of Sphingobacterium sp. SYP-B4668:
- a CDS encoding lysophospholipid acyltransferase family protein — MRKIIGYILTPIFYLFFFIELIIFHPIQWLCLKLGGYSAHKRSVDLLNFTLFSDNYLLFNSVKFINEQHIPTGQPLIFVANHQSQFDIPPMIYFLRKYHAKFISKIELATANIPSISFNLKYGGAANIDRRDSKQSIGEILKLANNMKTKNWSVFIFPEGTRTKNGKMKEFAIGGIATILKKNPSALVVPIAINGSYEMVKYGMFPLNPFTKMSWEVLPPIDPTGKSTEEVVKEAEMAIRAKVRGS, encoded by the coding sequence ATGAGAAAAATTATTGGTTATATCCTTACCCCTATATTCTATCTATTCTTTTTTATCGAACTGATTATTTTCCACCCGATTCAATGGCTATGCCTGAAACTGGGTGGGTACAGCGCTCATAAACGCAGTGTAGACCTCTTGAACTTCACCCTATTTAGCGATAATTATCTACTCTTCAATTCGGTCAAGTTCATCAACGAACAGCATATCCCAACAGGTCAACCCTTAATTTTTGTTGCCAACCACCAGAGCCAATTCGACATTCCTCCTATGATTTATTTTCTACGGAAGTACCATGCTAAATTTATTTCTAAAATTGAATTGGCCACAGCTAATATTCCAAGTATCTCTTTTAATCTAAAATATGGAGGAGCCGCAAACATTGACCGGAGAGATTCGAAACAATCCATTGGAGAGATTTTAAAATTAGCCAACAATATGAAGACAAAAAACTGGTCCGTCTTTATATTTCCAGAAGGAACTCGTACTAAAAATGGAAAGATGAAAGAGTTTGCAATAGGGGGAATAGCGACCATTTTAAAGAAAAATCCTTCAGCTCTCGTTGTACCAATAGCAATTAATGGTTCTTATGAAATGGTAAAATATGGAATGTTCCCCTTGAATCCGTTCACGAAGATGTCATGGGAAGTTTTACCGCCCATAGACCCAACAGGGAAATCCACAGAAGAGGTTGTTAAAGAAGCCGAAATGGCTATCCGCGCAAAGGTAAGGGGAAGTTAG
- a CDS encoding DUF2089 family protein has protein sequence MKKIPATCPSCDAKLKVSKLVCDVCETEVVGKFSLPILMQLTVEEQEFVLGFLYNSGSLKDMARDLGKSYPTVRNMLDDLIQKIKNLGYEQ, from the coding sequence ATGAAAAAAATACCTGCTACTTGTCCCAGTTGTGATGCTAAACTTAAGGTGTCCAAACTTGTCTGCGATGTATGCGAAACAGAAGTTGTAGGCAAATTTTCTCTTCCAATTCTAATGCAGCTCACTGTCGAGGAGCAGGAATTTGTTTTGGGGTTTCTTTATAATTCAGGTAGTTTGAAAGACATGGCTAGAGACTTAGGGAAGAGTTATCCTACTGTACGTAATATGTTGGATGATTTGATTCAAAAAATTAAAAATTTAGGTTATGAACAGTAA
- a CDS encoding alpha/beta hydrolase family protein codes for MKYLYAIFLLSILNVACGQSITGTWKGELQTPGQRIPLVFHIHQDNEGYAGTMDSPKQGAIGLPLSEVKLNGDVLKLKMSTAGLEYEGRVASDTIKGEFRQGGGTFNLSLTKTLDSITIIKRPQEPEGVPNYREVEVSFFNKKADLTLAGTLTMPATGKGFPAILLVTGSGPQNRDEELFGHKPFKLIADYLTKNGYAVLRYDDRGVGESTGDFSLGTTADFAADAAAGVAFLTGHPAINPAKIGVIGHSEGGMIAPMLAAEDSKIAFIGLLAGPTIAIDSLMLLQNAAFGKASGMSEDALMKARDLNRKIYAIVKSSRSDGEVKKTLMGILNNSKQVDELTSPWFRSFFRFEPGVYLNRVNCPIFAVYGGKDLQVPAEANLNAIYRISEKKKNRLDFIKVYPDLNHLFQHAQTGLVNEYGFLEETMSEEVLRDLKTWLDRVTL; via the coding sequence ATGAAGTATTTATATGCTATTTTTTTACTTTCGATTCTAAATGTTGCTTGCGGACAAAGCATTACTGGGACTTGGAAAGGAGAGTTACAGACTCCTGGACAGAGGATTCCGCTTGTCTTTCATATTCATCAGGATAACGAAGGATATGCAGGGACTATGGATAGCCCAAAGCAGGGGGCGATTGGATTACCTTTGAGTGAGGTGAAGTTGAATGGGGATGTTCTCAAATTGAAAATGAGCACTGCGGGATTGGAGTATGAAGGAAGAGTAGCGAGTGATACAATAAAGGGAGAGTTTAGGCAGGGGGGTGGTACTTTCAACTTGAGTTTGACAAAGACTCTGGATTCTATTACAATAATCAAACGACCCCAAGAGCCTGAAGGTGTACCTAATTATCGCGAAGTAGAGGTTTCATTTTTTAATAAAAAGGCTGATTTGACCCTTGCGGGAACCCTTACTATGCCAGCGACTGGCAAAGGTTTTCCTGCAATATTGTTGGTGACGGGAAGTGGTCCTCAAAATAGGGATGAAGAGCTCTTTGGTCACAAACCTTTTAAGTTAATAGCTGATTATCTGACAAAGAATGGCTATGCTGTATTACGTTATGATGATCGGGGTGTTGGTGAGTCTACTGGTGATTTTTCACTAGGGACGACTGCGGACTTCGCTGCTGATGCAGCTGCGGGTGTTGCTTTTTTAACCGGGCATCCAGCAATCAATCCCGCTAAGATTGGGGTTATTGGGCACAGTGAAGGAGGGATGATTGCTCCCATGCTGGCTGCGGAAGACTCAAAAATTGCATTCATTGGATTATTGGCGGGGCCTACTATAGCGATAGACTCATTAATGTTGCTTCAAAATGCTGCATTTGGAAAGGCTTCGGGCATGAGCGAGGACGCATTGATGAAAGCTCGTGATCTAAATCGAAAGATTTATGCCATTGTGAAGAGTAGTCGCAGTGATGGAGAAGTGAAAAAGACATTAATGGGAATTTTGAACAATAGTAAACAGGTGGATGAACTGACTAGTCCTTGGTTTAGATCATTTTTCCGATTCGAACCTGGGGTTTATTTAAATCGTGTGAATTGTCCAATATTTGCAGTGTATGGGGGCAAGGATCTACAGGTCCCTGCTGAGGCAAACCTGAATGCAATCTATCGAATCTCGGAAAAGAAGAAGAATCGTTTGGACTTCATCAAAGTTTATCCTGATCTTAACCATTTGTTTCAACATGCTCAAACAGGGTTGGTAAATGAATATGGTTTTTTGGAGGAAACGATGAGTGAAGAGGTCCTTCGAGATTTAAAAACGTGGTTGGATAGGGTAACCTTGTAG
- a CDS encoding SDR family NAD(P)-dependent oxidoreductase produces the protein MANIIITGASSGIGFEAVLDLTANKENNVIAIARSADKLRKLHEIASSLNHDGGKLYPAQFDIVYDNYTDSLIPFIQSKFKEVDILINNAGQLINRPFLETTTEDFVTMLQANLLGHVNMIKHIVPLIKNGGHIVNVSSMGGFQGASKFPGLSAYSASKGALATLTECLAEELKEKGIKVNCLALGSSQTEMFETAFPGVEAGTLAFEMGRYLAEFAQNGNKYYNGKILPVSNTTP, from the coding sequence ATGGCAAATATTATTATAACAGGCGCAAGTAGCGGCATAGGATTTGAAGCAGTCTTAGACCTTACGGCAAATAAAGAGAACAATGTAATTGCAATCGCAAGATCGGCTGATAAACTCAGAAAGCTTCATGAAATTGCATCATCATTAAATCATGACGGCGGTAAGCTATACCCTGCACAGTTCGACATCGTCTATGATAACTATACTGATTCGCTCATACCTTTCATTCAATCCAAGTTTAAAGAAGTAGACATCCTCATCAACAACGCTGGTCAACTCATTAATAGACCATTTTTAGAAACTACTACCGAAGATTTTGTAACGATGTTACAGGCCAATTTATTAGGCCATGTCAACATGATCAAGCATATTGTTCCTCTCATCAAAAATGGAGGTCACATTGTGAATGTAAGCAGTATGGGTGGCTTTCAGGGCGCCTCAAAATTTCCAGGCTTATCGGCATACTCCGCTAGTAAAGGTGCTTTAGCGACCCTTACAGAATGCCTAGCTGAGGAATTGAAAGAAAAAGGCATTAAAGTCAATTGCCTCGCATTGGGTTCTTCCCAAACAGAGATGTTCGAAACAGCCTTTCCCGGAGTAGAAGCTGGTACCCTCGCCTTTGAAATGGGACGATATCTTGCTGAGTTTGCGCAAAATGGCAATAAGTACTACAATGGAAAAATTCTTCCCGTATCAAATACAACTCCTTAA
- a CDS encoding lysylphosphatidylglycerol synthase transmembrane domain-containing protein yields the protein MDIKKIQTVFKNILKLVITTGALYWVFKKVEIRDLLEAISNSNPWFLLLALLAFLISILISASRLLSFLKAIGLEVSEKYNLKLYQLGMFYNLFLPGGIGGDGYKIYFLRKKFNIKGRRLLGALFFDRLSGLWALGLITSALVVCMPQLKIPNALTISAFLLSTLIYYFVITKFFPHFTKSFPITHIKAIGVQAMQVISAILILYALGFQGKFSPYLFLFLASSLVAIIPFSVGGLGMREVVYMWGAKIFYLDAHLAVLISLLFYIISALVSLTGAYYTFDPKGLGEEKLPSAEEVERSRTEITNSE from the coding sequence ATGGATATCAAAAAAATTCAGACTGTTTTCAAAAACATACTCAAGTTAGTCATCACCACAGGAGCACTGTATTGGGTATTCAAGAAAGTTGAAATAAGAGACCTCTTAGAGGCAATCTCGAACAGCAATCCTTGGTTTCTTTTACTCGCACTTTTAGCCTTTTTGATTTCCATCCTTATTTCCGCTTCAAGACTATTAAGCTTCCTAAAGGCAATAGGATTAGAAGTGAGCGAAAAGTATAATTTGAAGCTTTACCAATTGGGCATGTTCTATAATCTTTTTCTACCAGGAGGCATCGGCGGTGACGGTTATAAAATCTATTTTTTACGAAAAAAATTCAATATCAAGGGACGTAGACTACTTGGAGCTCTTTTTTTTGACCGCTTAAGCGGTCTATGGGCACTTGGCTTAATTACCTCCGCTCTAGTTGTCTGTATGCCACAACTTAAGATCCCCAATGCACTCACGATATCTGCTTTTCTTCTGAGCACGCTGATATACTATTTCGTTATTACGAAATTCTTCCCTCATTTTACAAAAAGTTTTCCAATCACACATATCAAGGCTATCGGTGTTCAGGCTATGCAAGTTATCTCTGCGATTCTAATTCTATATGCATTGGGCTTTCAAGGAAAATTCTCCCCATACCTTTTCTTATTCCTAGCTTCATCTCTCGTTGCTATCATCCCTTTTTCTGTAGGAGGACTAGGTATGCGTGAAGTAGTTTATATGTGGGGAGCGAAAATATTTTATCTAGATGCACATTTAGCCGTATTGATTAGCTTGCTATTTTATATTATATCGGCTCTAGTATCCTTGACAGGAGCCTATTATACATTCGACCCAAAAGGGTTGGGAGAAGAGAAGCTTCCATCGGCCGAAGAAGTAGAACGTAGTAGAACCGAGATTACAAATTCCGAATAG
- a CDS encoding lipocalin family protein translates to MRKHILTSVAILSAVILFSSCGAQKKTTSSVGNSNSSNTEVNDGPSASQWKSGVKGSWILNSIDRENIPAAYTIKTVFEEAPAECFEGSVWTLPSNGKGTIEFTADGTLCAKGAVRNIVWSIFNPGKTGGQPQFQFKKIYSGDKARNVTSGYRLDLSFSDGNKLVMRMPIDVESGTGYLVFNFTKSVR, encoded by the coding sequence ATGCGCAAACATATTCTGACCTCCGTGGCTATTTTATCAGCCGTTATCCTATTTTCATCTTGTGGCGCTCAAAAGAAGACTACATCTTCGGTGGGCAACTCGAATTCGTCCAATACCGAAGTAAATGATGGGCCGAGTGCCTCTCAGTGGAAAAGTGGAGTCAAAGGTAGCTGGATTTTGAATAGTATCGATCGAGAAAATATTCCGGCTGCATATACTATTAAGACTGTTTTTGAAGAAGCACCAGCCGAGTGTTTTGAAGGAAGTGTGTGGACATTGCCGTCAAATGGAAAAGGAACAATCGAGTTTACAGCTGACGGTACATTGTGCGCCAAAGGTGCAGTACGAAACATTGTGTGGTCTATCTTCAATCCGGGCAAGACTGGTGGTCAGCCTCAATTTCAATTTAAGAAGATTTATTCGGGAGACAAAGCTCGGAATGTTACAAGTGGTTACAGATTGGACCTCTCTTTCTCAGATGGTAATAAATTAGTCATGCGTATGCCAATCGATGTGGAAAGTGGTACAGGTTATTTGGTTTTTAACTTCACGAAATCTGTACGTTAG
- a CDS encoding sensor histidine kinase, with translation MQLTTKIRILLLILTFSFMGTALTIHLTITDKDMLRLDKEELMSNIHKKESMIEDLFADSTIMKTFKNIEQFPIQSSEILEKFSDEQRILLYLFKDGKPILWSTDVYVPVTDAGLKPTTTYILESNRSFIARQKKVGDINVLALILVKRFFNSNNEYLKNTFAKDLIGNNNLEIADYTDTRNIQNVYSKDGTYLFSVKLKDGKHDNIYIFLQFICWVAAMFCFIILAHNICLSLAKKGFVWTSIAIFGLVLIGIRVIDLETNWLASHSSLGIFDPKYYAYNAIFPHLWALTLTNLSCLWYLLFITSILTNLTLPERTKKGVIPYVIASTLLFGIYFFSNLLFKHLGSLITHTSIVSYDFSKIADLSKYSWLNLLNLCLAILSLFLYINFVLKLMDKLFDAIGVKLNLQLAVLIISMIVYALLGDNSINNVLLGILILLIFLHKYALDQYKFSLYIVILVIAAIFSSINHDKYMRLKKLENMKLVLANLEAEDDTNAISLFMDIEKSMKNDEQLQHRLRIAANQNDPTEITEFLKKTYFSGYLSKFDFNGYYYANNQPLEHYNNNKFEEYREKVITNSIKVTDNFYRLKSELGTHEYFATINIPIDNETTASLFLNLRNRSFSYILPYPEILSDSRTTSLQQEAFLNNSFALYKDRQLITQYGQYTYPSTDSKFPKSVGTFLEIDDPSEFFHLMYRPDEHTTLIISRANQNIYEYVAITCFFFVLLFVFFSIIYILFYLGQTVSQRSFRIKSIKYHFLILKNSIQYSTRIQTIFIISIIFAILMSGVLAFYNINSRLSKERENARIKYIAEISRKLENILNTAEATSDFLQAEAYLNLLSQAMTTDFSLFGRNGRLIYSSQPKIYDLKLFSTFINPVAYKKLSLIKKTETIESENVGEFEFSSSYASIRNRDYQLAYYLNVPYFSSRKEESASINLLLNTLINIYTIIIIAFGFFAVYISNKITAPLVMIGKKLSQTNVGKQNEPLFWQRNDEVGTLIKEYNFMLIKLEENSKKLMGVEREAAWREMAKQIAHEIKNPLTPMKLGIQQLGRSFREGDPRFEERFNRISISFIEQIDSLSHIASEFSAFAKLPDTHLEKVNIVEEINKSTAVYTNNPQASIIITNHTDLQPIYVLGDKDQLLRTFNNLIKNAIEAAIGRKKVKIHFEISRIHPDIIKIAINDNGRGISDESLSKIFEPNFTTKSSGTGLGLAFAKQTIEGMRGSITFKTEAGKGTTFTILIPMYDSALKEIE, from the coding sequence ACCACCAAAATCCGTATCCTACTTCTTATCCTCACGTTTTCATTTATGGGCACTGCCCTTACAATTCACCTAACCATTACGGATAAAGACATGTTAAGATTGGACAAAGAGGAGCTCATGTCCAATATACACAAGAAGGAAAGCATGATCGAAGATCTATTTGCAGATTCGACGATTATGAAGACTTTTAAAAATATTGAGCAATTTCCCATTCAGTCGTCGGAAATACTGGAAAAATTTTCGGATGAGCAGCGCATACTTTTATACCTCTTCAAAGACGGAAAACCCATACTGTGGAGCACAGATGTATATGTACCCGTTACAGATGCAGGCTTAAAACCCACTACAACATATATCCTTGAAAGCAATAGATCTTTTATCGCCCGACAAAAGAAAGTAGGAGACATCAATGTTCTAGCGCTTATTCTTGTCAAAAGATTTTTTAATAGCAACAACGAATATCTTAAAAACACGTTTGCTAAAGACCTTATCGGCAACAATAATCTAGAAATAGCAGACTATACAGATACTAGGAATATTCAAAATGTATACAGTAAAGACGGCACCTATCTTTTCTCTGTCAAATTAAAAGATGGAAAACACGATAACATCTATATTTTTCTACAATTCATCTGTTGGGTCGCTGCCATGTTCTGCTTTATCATACTAGCACACAATATTTGTTTGAGCCTTGCAAAAAAAGGTTTTGTATGGACTTCAATAGCAATATTCGGCCTTGTACTCATTGGTATAAGAGTTATAGACCTTGAGACCAATTGGCTGGCATCTCACTCCAGCTTAGGGATATTTGACCCCAAATATTACGCTTACAATGCCATCTTTCCTCATTTATGGGCTTTGACGTTGACCAATTTGAGCTGTTTATGGTATCTGCTATTTATTACCTCTATACTGACCAACCTGACATTACCTGAACGCACTAAAAAAGGAGTAATTCCCTACGTCATTGCGAGCACATTACTCTTCGGTATATACTTTTTTTCGAACCTCCTATTTAAGCACCTCGGCAGTTTGATAACTCACACTTCCATCGTAAGCTATGATTTTTCTAAAATTGCAGACCTAAGCAAATATAGTTGGCTGAATCTACTCAACTTGTGCTTAGCAATTTTGTCTCTCTTTCTCTATATCAACTTCGTCCTCAAATTGATGGACAAACTATTTGATGCTATTGGGGTAAAGTTGAACCTCCAACTTGCAGTACTTATCATATCGATGATTGTATATGCTTTATTAGGCGACAATAGTATAAACAATGTTTTGTTAGGCATACTTATTTTGCTCATCTTCCTCCATAAGTACGCCTTAGATCAATACAAGTTTTCGCTATATATAGTGATACTGGTTATCGCTGCTATATTTTCCTCTATAAATCACGACAAATATATGCGTTTGAAAAAGTTGGAGAATATGAAATTAGTATTGGCAAATCTTGAGGCAGAAGACGATACCAATGCCATCTCCCTATTCATGGATATTGAAAAATCAATGAAAAATGATGAGCAACTCCAACATCGCCTTCGTATTGCCGCCAATCAAAATGACCCTACCGAAATCACCGAGTTCTTAAAGAAAACGTATTTCAGTGGGTATCTTTCAAAGTTTGACTTCAACGGCTATTACTATGCAAATAACCAACCATTAGAACATTACAATAATAACAAATTTGAAGAATACAGGGAAAAAGTTATTACAAACTCCATTAAAGTAACAGACAATTTCTATCGTTTAAAAAGTGAACTAGGTACACATGAGTATTTTGCTACAATCAATATCCCAATTGACAATGAAACAACTGCCAGCTTGTTCCTCAATCTTAGAAATCGATCTTTCAGCTATATTCTGCCCTATCCGGAGATACTGTCAGACAGTCGCACCACCTCTCTTCAACAAGAAGCCTTTCTCAACAATTCATTTGCGCTATATAAAGATCGACAACTAATCACACAATATGGTCAATACACCTACCCCAGCACAGATTCCAAATTCCCTAAAAGCGTAGGCACATTTTTAGAAATCGACGACCCAAGCGAATTCTTTCATCTGATGTACCGTCCAGATGAGCACACCACCCTTATTATCAGCCGTGCAAATCAAAATATCTACGAATATGTGGCTATCACCTGCTTCTTTTTTGTGCTCTTATTTGTATTCTTTAGCATTATCTATATTCTATTTTATTTAGGACAAACCGTATCCCAACGATCATTTAGAATTAAAAGCATCAAATATCACTTTCTTATTCTAAAAAATTCCATTCAATATAGTACCCGTATCCAGACTATATTTATTATATCCATAATCTTCGCCATATTGATGTCGGGCGTCCTTGCCTTCTATAATATAAATTCTAGGCTCAGCAAAGAACGTGAAAATGCGAGAATAAAATACATAGCCGAAATATCGAGAAAGCTAGAAAACATCTTAAACACAGCCGAAGCGACTTCTGACTTCTTGCAAGCCGAAGCCTATCTCAACTTGCTATCGCAAGCGATGACGACAGATTTTTCATTATTCGGTAGAAATGGTCGGCTAATTTATTCATCACAACCCAAAATATACGACCTAAAGTTGTTCTCCACGTTTATCAATCCCGTTGCGTATAAAAAGCTATCACTTATCAAGAAAACTGAAACCATTGAATCCGAAAACGTTGGCGAGTTTGAATTTTCATCTAGTTACGCTAGTATCCGAAACAGAGATTATCAATTAGCCTATTATCTAAATGTTCCTTACTTCTCATCCAGAAAAGAAGAAAGTGCCAGCATCAACCTGCTTCTGAATACCCTAATCAATATATATACGATTATCATTATTGCATTTGGTTTCTTCGCGGTCTATATTTCCAATAAGATTACTGCTCCTTTGGTCATGATTGGCAAAAAGCTATCACAAACAAATGTAGGCAAACAAAATGAACCTCTTTTTTGGCAACGGAATGATGAAGTTGGAACCTTGATAAAAGAATACAATTTTATGCTAATTAAGCTAGAAGAAAATTCAAAAAAACTAATGGGTGTAGAACGAGAAGCTGCTTGGAGAGAAATGGCGAAACAAATAGCCCACGAAATCAAAAATCCGCTAACCCCCATGAAGCTAGGCATTCAGCAATTAGGGAGATCATTTAGAGAAGGTGACCCTCGATTCGAAGAACGATTTAATAGAATATCTATCTCATTTATTGAACAGATAGATAGTTTATCTCATATTGCCAGTGAATTCTCTGCCTTCGCTAAATTGCCAGACACCCATTTGGAAAAGGTCAACATCGTTGAAGAGATTAATAAATCAACTGCGGTATATACCAACAATCCCCAAGCCAGTATCATAATTACAAATCACACTGACCTACAACCGATATATGTACTCGGAGATAAAGATCAATTGTTAAGAACGTTCAACAATCTTATAAAAAATGCAATAGAAGCAGCAATTGGCCGCAAAAAGGTTAAAATCCATTTTGAAATCTCTCGTATACATCCCGACATTATAAAAATAGCGATAAATGACAACGGAAGAGGAATCTCCGATGAATCTCTATCCAAAATTTTCGAACCTAACTTCACCACCAAGAGTTCAGGCACAGGTTTAGGCTTAGCTTTTGCCAAGCAGACAATTGAAGGTATGAGAGGATCTATTACCTTTAAAACAGAAGCTGGAAAAGGCACCACATTTACTATCCTAATTCCTATGTACGATAGCGCACTAAAAGAAATAGAATAA